The DNA sequence TTATAGAGTCCGGAGCATTCTTCCAGTTGATCGTAATGTCTGCATTCTGCCATTTTTTGGAAAACATTTCAGGACATCTGATATAAAAATTAGATCCTTTAACAGGTTGTGCAGTGAAAGGATAGTAAGGCTTTTCTGAGTTTAATGCTCCGTTGTCATTTTCTATCTGAATAGATTTTACTCCTTTTACATCAACTGCTATTTCTATATTTTTTATCAGTTTTTCTGAAAGAGCTTCGTACATGTTGTAATAATCTTCTCCTTCAATCATGAGTCTTACAACAGGGAAACTGGTCTGAAATGTTTCTGCCAGCACTTCTTTATTGTATTTTACAACTGCCGGGAACTCTTTAGGTAATGTAATAGAAAGCTCTAATCTTTCTTCTTCGTTTTTAATACATGTTAAAACAGCACCTGACAACCATTCTTTCTCCCCGCTGCAAAGCACTTTGATATTATTTTTAATATCTGTTTTTGAAAGATTTTGTAATTTCTGGGTTGAATTTTTATTAAAATCAATCTTAAGGGTGATGGTACGTTCTCCTTCTTTTAAATCAAATAGTGAGGAGGCAATTGAAAAGCCAAGTTTAGCTTTTGGAAGCTCTTTATAAATAGATTTATTTGAATTGGTTTCATCGGAATTATATCCAAACGGCCACCAATAATTACCGTCTTCCGGCAATTTATCTCCCAAACCATCGGCAGAGTTAGCCACCGGAGCCATTTTCAGTTCTCTCTTTTCAGCGTCATTTAAGAAACTTTTGATCTCCACTACTTTTGCCTGATTGGCAACAATTTCATCACCTGTTTTATAAATTCTTTTTTTGCCATTAGCATCTTTATTTCCATCCAGCAATGTACCGGCCGGAATTTTTTCCTGAATCGCTTTTTTGGCGAGTTCAAAGATCACATAGACTTTGTCTGATTTGGCATCATTTTTCTGAATCTGAAGAATTTCGTTATAATAGAAATCCAGGTGTCTTTTCGTCAGATTATTGAAGGCTTTTTTTGAGAAATCCAATAATTTTAAAAAGCATACAAATAATGTCAGGTGAGGCGTAAGGCTGCTATCCTGTTCAAACTGGGACATAAGATCTGTAACCTGTTTTTTCATACTTTTATACTCAACGCTTTCTCTACGTGGGATAGCATTGGCATCATCACCCAGGAAGAAGTTTCCCCAGTTTCCTTTTGGTGCTGTATTATCATCTTTGTCAAAATAGTTTACATGACTTGCAAAATTGTTTGCGAATAATAGCCAGTCAAACAAATCGAAATCGTGTAACTCAAGATTCCCAGGATCTAATTCTGCTAAAAAGCGCTGCATTTGTGATTTTCCTTCACGATAATGTGAAAATGTATCTGTTTTTTTCATTTGTTTATATTTATCTTTCTATGGTCAGATGCAATACTTATTGTAGTGTTTGGTAGTATTCAAAATGGCTACAGACATCCCGTAATTCATTATATTTCGGTAGCTTCTCCTTTGTAAAAAGGGAAAACCATATTGCTTCTTGTATTAGTATTTCTTACTTCGTAGTCAACCTGTATCAAAACTTCTCCCTCAAACTCTTCCTGGGTATCAATTTCAATACTTAGGATGTTGATTCTGGGTTCATGATATAAAATAGCACGCTCAACGATTCCTTTCATTTGGGTAATCAGCGTTAAGTCCAGTGGTTTAAAGAGCATATCCTGCAGGTCACACCCGTAGTTGGGGAACATGACACGTTCGCCAGGGCGTGTTGACAGTAAAATCTTAAGGCTGTTATTGATGTCTTCCACATCTGTGGTCATGGCCAGTTTTCCTTCAGTTTCGTTAAACTCAGGCGGAAAACTCCAGCCTGTTCCTAAAAAATCTGTATTTATTTTCATACGTTAATTTGTTATATTGAATGTTCACATCCTGCATCTGTGGCATAGAGTTTTGGTTATTCTAACCGTTTTGTTATTGATGTTTTACATTTTTAGTTTTAGTCAGATCTTATTTATAGGGTAGCTTATGATTGTGTTAAAAGCTTCCTTCAATATCATCCGCCTATTAAAACAGTAGCTTCCCCTGCGGTTATCACTCCTCCATGAGCGGTAGAATCGCCCATTCTTGCGGCAGGTTTCCCACCGATTAAAACACTTGAAGAGCCTGATGCAATGGTGTCCGGTGGCCCGGTACATACTGCTTTATCTCCCTGTCTTGCTGCAGGCATTCCGCCGATAAGCACGGTGGGTTCTCCTGCCGGCATTATAGGGCCTCCTACATGGGGAACATTTCCTGTTACCATAGGACAGGTGTGCATATCTGTAATTCTTGCTGCCGGTTTCATGATTAATTAATTTTAACTTGAGATCCTTTTACTACTGTTACTGCTCCTGATTTAAGCTCTGAGCCGGAACTGCCTTCTGCTTTGAATTGAGCACTTGCTTTTACATTGATATTGGTTCCTTCCATATTAATGTCTCCTTTTGCTTTGATCTTGATGTCTTTC is a window from the Chryseobacterium indologenes genome containing:
- a CDS encoding GPW/gp25 family protein; the encoded protein is MKINTDFLGTGWSFPPEFNETEGKLAMTTDVEDINNSLKILLSTRPGERVMFPNYGCDLQDMLFKPLDLTLITQMKGIVERAILYHEPRINILSIEIDTQEEFEGEVLIQVDYEVRNTNTRSNMVFPFYKGEATEI
- a CDS encoding PAAR domain-containing protein; the encoded protein is MKPAARITDMHTCPMVTGNVPHVGGPIMPAGEPTVLIGGMPAARQGDKAVCTGPPDTIASGSSSVLIGGKPAARMGDSTAHGGVITAGEATVLIGG